A single region of the Marinobacter salinus genome encodes:
- the cpdA gene encoding 3',5'-cyclic-AMP phosphodiesterase, which produces MTIKDEPRPFRVLQLTDPHLMARADGELLGVNTRDSLNAVIDDVLQTRGQPDLILATGDLAQDGSEEAYRVFGDSLQVFTCSSAWLAGNHDDAGKLRAIADEYQAWRRHIVQGGWQFILLDSSVSGKVYGELASSELDFLEEMLERYPDLPALVTLHHHPVDIGSDWMQQIGLRNRDAFWKVIDRFPQVKMVLWGHIHQEHDLDRHGVRLLATPSTCIQFTSGSSQFSVEALPPGYRWFELKATGDFTSEVRRASDFDFELDQNSTGY; this is translated from the coding sequence ATGACGATAAAGGATGAACCCCGGCCTTTCCGGGTATTGCAGCTGACTGATCCTCACCTGATGGCTCGCGCTGATGGCGAGTTATTGGGGGTAAATACCCGGGACAGCCTGAATGCTGTGATCGACGACGTGCTGCAGACGCGTGGTCAGCCAGATCTCATTCTGGCGACCGGGGATCTTGCGCAGGACGGCTCGGAAGAAGCTTACAGGGTCTTTGGTGATAGCTTGCAAGTGTTCACCTGCAGCTCGGCCTGGCTTGCGGGCAATCATGACGATGCGGGAAAGCTGCGGGCGATTGCCGACGAGTATCAGGCTTGGCGTCGACACATCGTTCAGGGCGGCTGGCAGTTTATTCTCCTGGACTCTTCAGTCTCGGGTAAAGTCTATGGAGAGCTTGCCTCGTCTGAACTGGATTTTCTGGAGGAAATGCTGGAGCGTTATCCTGATCTCCCAGCCCTGGTTACCCTGCACCATCACCCGGTTGATATCGGCTCGGACTGGATGCAACAAATCGGTCTCAGGAACCGGGATGCGTTCTGGAAGGTGATTGACCGGTTCCCCCAAGTGAAAATGGTACTTTGGGGGCACATTCATCAAGAGCATGATCTGGACAGGCATGGAGTTCGCCTGTTGGCGACCCCCTCTACCTGCATTCAGTTCACCTCGGGGTCCAGCCAGTTTTCGGTCGAAGCCCTGCCACCCGGCTATCGCTGGTTCGAACTGAAGGCTACCGGCGACTTCACGAGTGAGGTGCGCCGGGCCAGTGATTTTGACTTTGAACTGGATCAGAACAGCACGGGCTATTGA
- a CDS encoding DUF1249 domain-containing protein → MTEWSMKPKRYVPDLRQLGALCDGNYQRLNKLRQLEVDGKPVCEFELHRENQYLGRVRIKILQTAKFTETLLLEQVHNSGRWLNNPQMTVRVYHDAAMAEVISCYRDRQIAPVNDYPNRFMHHPDEKVQVNGFLADWLDYCLRFGHLPMEHAAWSAGEGVD, encoded by the coding sequence ATGACCGAGTGGAGCATGAAGCCAAAGCGTTATGTGCCGGATCTCAGGCAGCTGGGAGCTCTGTGCGATGGAAACTATCAGCGCCTGAACAAGCTGCGCCAGTTGGAGGTGGATGGAAAGCCGGTCTGCGAGTTTGAACTCCATCGCGAAAACCAGTATCTGGGCCGGGTTCGGATCAAAATTCTGCAGACGGCAAAGTTCACGGAAACCCTGCTGCTTGAGCAGGTCCATAATTCCGGCCGCTGGCTGAACAATCCGCAGATGACCGTCCGCGTATACCATGATGCGGCCATGGCAGAAGTGATCAGCTGTTATCGCGACCGGCAGATTGCACCAGTCAACGATTACCCCAATCGATTTATGCATCATCCCGATGAAAAAGTGCAGGTGAACGGGTTCCTGGCGGACTGGCTGGATTATTGTCTGCGTTTTGGTCACCTGCCTATGGAACATGCTGCCTGGTCTGCGGGCGAGGGTGTCGACTGA
- a CDS encoding NUDIX domain-containing protein, translating into MIKPFQFQANDVKVEKRETVFQGFFRMDKLWLTHPRFDGREMPVFTRELFIRGDATCVLPYDPVRDEVVLLEQFRLGALGRDQSPWLLELVAGMNEEGESPEDVARREGQEEAGLTFSELDKICDYLVSPGGSTEMIHLFCGLISTESAGGLFGVEHEHEDIRAHVVRVEDAIAMIHDGRINNAAAIIALQWLELNRSRLRKEAK; encoded by the coding sequence ATGATCAAGCCGTTCCAGTTTCAGGCCAATGATGTCAAAGTCGAAAAACGTGAAACCGTCTTCCAGGGCTTCTTCCGCATGGATAAGCTCTGGCTGACCCACCCGCGTTTTGACGGCCGTGAAATGCCTGTATTTACCCGAGAACTGTTTATCCGCGGGGACGCTACCTGCGTGCTACCTTACGATCCCGTGCGGGATGAAGTCGTGCTGCTTGAACAGTTTCGGTTAGGCGCATTGGGTCGCGACCAGTCGCCCTGGTTGCTGGAACTGGTCGCCGGTATGAACGAAGAAGGCGAAAGTCCGGAAGACGTTGCCCGGCGCGAAGGGCAGGAGGAGGCGGGTCTGACGTTCAGTGAGCTGGACAAGATCTGCGACTATCTTGTGTCGCCAGGCGGCAGTACGGAAATGATTCACTTGTTCTGTGGCCTGATCAGTACTGAGTCTGCGGGCGGCCTGTTCGGTGTCGAGCATGAGCATGAGGACATTCGCGCTCATGTAGTCCGTGTCGAGGACGCCATTGCCATGATCCACGATGGCCGGATTAACAACGCAGCCGCTATCATTGCGCTTCAATGGCTTGAACTGAATCGTTCAAGGCTTCGGAAAGAGGCGAAGTAA
- the thiC gene encoding phosphomethylpyrimidine synthase ThiC, translating into MTELPSYLSDSAQVDSAAVKSLPNSRKIYVQGSRPDLRVPMREIIVGDTPTEMGGEHNPAVRVYDTSGPYTDPETTIDLRKGLSPIRASWILERDDVGQLPGYTSEFTRRRMKDPLLDPLRFMDERKPLKAKPGKNVSQMHYARKGIITPEMEYIAIRENLKLQEAREQGLLRDQHPGQSFGASIPDEITPEFVRDEVARGRAIIPANINHPESEPMIIGRNFLVKINGNIGNSAVSSSIEEEVEKLTWGIRWGADTIMDLSTGKNIHETREWIIRNSPVPIGTVPIYQALEKVGGAAEDLTWEIFRDTLVEQAEQGVDYFTIHAGVRLHHVPLTAKRTTGIVSRGGSIMAKWCLAHHKESFLYEHFEDICEIMKAYDVAFSLGDGLRPGSIADANDAAQFGELETLGELTKIAWKHDVQCMIEGPGHVPMHLVKENMDKQLECCDEAPFYTLGPLITDIAPGYDHITSGIGAAMIGWYGCAMLCYVTPKEHLGLPNKDDVKTGIITYKIAAHAADLAKGHPGAQIRDNALSKARFEFRWEDQFNLGLDPDTARAYHDETLPKESAKVAHFCSMCGPKFCSMQISQEVREYAKEHGLDDVSAVDAGMKEKSREFVESGSKLYDKV; encoded by the coding sequence ATGACAGAATTGCCCTCTTACCTCAGTGATTCCGCCCAGGTGGACTCTGCAGCTGTTAAATCCCTGCCAAATTCACGAAAGATATACGTGCAGGGAAGCCGTCCCGACCTGCGAGTGCCCATGCGGGAAATAATCGTTGGTGATACGCCTACCGAAATGGGCGGAGAACACAACCCGGCTGTCAGGGTCTACGACACCTCTGGTCCTTACACTGACCCCGAAACCACTATTGATCTCCGCAAAGGGCTCTCGCCCATCCGCGCCTCATGGATCCTTGAGCGCGATGACGTGGGGCAATTGCCTGGCTATACCTCTGAATTTACCCGCCGCCGCATGAAAGATCCTCTGCTGGATCCGCTCAGATTCATGGATGAGCGCAAACCTCTGAAGGCGAAACCGGGTAAAAACGTCAGTCAGATGCATTACGCGCGCAAGGGCATTATCACACCGGAAATGGAGTACATTGCCATTCGCGAAAACCTGAAGCTGCAGGAAGCTCGTGAACAGGGCCTGCTCCGGGACCAACATCCCGGACAGTCATTCGGCGCCAGTATACCTGATGAAATTACGCCGGAGTTCGTGCGCGATGAAGTGGCCCGCGGTCGTGCCATCATCCCTGCCAACATCAATCACCCTGAATCCGAACCGATGATCATCGGCCGCAACTTTCTGGTGAAGATCAATGGCAACATCGGTAACTCCGCTGTCAGTTCGTCGATCGAGGAAGAAGTTGAAAAGCTTACCTGGGGTATTCGATGGGGTGCGGACACCATCATGGACCTATCAACGGGCAAGAACATCCATGAAACCCGCGAGTGGATTATTCGAAATTCTCCGGTTCCTATTGGCACGGTGCCCATCTATCAGGCTCTTGAGAAAGTTGGTGGTGCCGCTGAAGACCTGACCTGGGAAATCTTCCGCGATACTCTGGTCGAGCAGGCCGAACAGGGGGTGGACTACTTCACCATCCATGCCGGTGTGCGCCTTCACCACGTGCCGCTTACCGCAAAACGCACCACTGGTATCGTTTCCCGGGGCGGCTCGATCATGGCCAAGTGGTGCCTGGCACATCACAAGGAAAGTTTTCTATACGAGCATTTCGAAGACATCTGCGAAATCATGAAAGCTTACGATGTTGCATTCAGCCTTGGTGACGGCCTGCGCCCCGGCTCCATTGCCGATGCTAACGACGCGGCCCAGTTTGGCGAACTGGAAACCCTGGGCGAGCTCACCAAGATCGCCTGGAAACACGACGTCCAGTGCATGATCGAAGGTCCAGGCCACGTGCCCATGCATCTGGTAAAGGAGAACATGGACAAGCAGTTGGAATGCTGCGATGAAGCCCCGTTCTACACCCTCGGGCCGCTGATCACCGACATTGCCCCGGGCTATGATCACATCACCTCCGGTATCGGTGCGGCCATGATCGGCTGGTACGGTTGCGCCATGCTCTGCTATGTCACGCCGAAAGAGCACCTGGGTCTGCCCAACAAGGACGACGTGAAAACCGGCATCATCACCTACAAAATCGCTGCTCACGCGGCGGACCTGGCCAAGGGTCACCCCGGGGCCCAGATTCGTGATAACGCCCTCTCCAAGGCGCGCTTCGAGTTCCGATGGGAAGACCAGTTCAACCTCGGCCTCGATCCGGATACAGCCCGGGCCTATCACGATGAAACCCTGCCCAAGGAATCCGCGAAGGTGGCGCACTTCTGCTCCATGTGTGGGCCGAAGTTCTGCTCCATGCAGATTTCACAGGAAGTAAGAGAGTACGCCAAGGAGCACGGGCTTGATGACGTATCTGCGGTGGATGCCGGCATGAAGGAAAAATCTCGGGAGTTTGTCGAGTCTGGAAGTAAACTTTACGATAAGGTTTGA
- a CDS encoding TolC family outer membrane protein: MKKRLLSGLVGLLAAQPALSMDLVQTYEKALSYDSGIAAAQASFEAQQAASGVSKSALLPQIGAYGEANHIDVDGPNQDNSYRELNYGVQLTQPLFQADAWFRYDASQFQTDSARAQYNLAQQQLILDVATAYFNVLRAQDTVTTALATEAAIQRQYEQAQERFDVGLIAITEVYEARASYDDSKSQRIAAENQVNIAREQLARLTGEYAEDLENLRQNFPLGRPEPMDPSAWEATALEQNWSIQSALYDLNASEASLKVAKAGHYPTLDLTASYGKSDINGIESAVQTQRDGTTTQGVIGLTLNVPIYTGGGTQAGVRQQRSLVTVAEQSLNTVRRDVRVNTRSLFLTVNNNVETASALGQTIISRRSALDATRAGYEVGTRNIVEVLDAERAYYVALRDYANARYDYVINTLQLKQAAGTLSPEDLISLNNWLSETAPGIEALANEEKMLEDVAQ, translated from the coding sequence ATGAAGAAACGACTGCTATCCGGACTTGTTGGCCTACTGGCGGCACAGCCGGCTCTTTCCATGGACCTGGTCCAGACCTATGAGAAAGCACTTTCCTACGATTCCGGCATTGCTGCCGCACAGGCCAGCTTTGAAGCCCAGCAGGCCGCAAGCGGTGTCAGCAAGAGTGCTTTGCTGCCTCAGATTGGCGCATATGGCGAAGCGAACCATATTGATGTGGACGGCCCGAACCAGGACAACAGTTACCGCGAACTGAATTATGGCGTTCAGCTGACCCAGCCCCTGTTCCAGGCCGACGCCTGGTTTCGCTATGACGCCAGCCAGTTCCAGACCGATTCGGCAAGGGCACAGTACAATCTGGCCCAGCAGCAACTGATACTGGACGTGGCCACAGCCTACTTTAACGTGCTTCGTGCCCAGGACACGGTGACCACGGCCCTGGCAACAGAGGCCGCGATCCAGCGCCAGTATGAGCAGGCACAGGAGCGCTTTGACGTTGGCCTGATAGCCATCACCGAAGTCTATGAAGCGCGCGCCAGCTACGATGACAGCAAGAGCCAGCGTATTGCGGCTGAGAACCAGGTCAATATCGCTCGCGAACAGCTCGCCCGCCTGACCGGCGAATACGCGGAAGATCTGGAGAACCTTCGACAGAACTTCCCACTGGGCCGCCCAGAGCCAATGGACCCCTCCGCCTGGGAAGCAACCGCTCTGGAACAGAACTGGTCCATCCAGTCGGCACTGTATGACCTGAATGCCAGCGAAGCCAGCCTGAAGGTTGCCAAGGCCGGGCATTACCCGACGCTTGATCTGACAGCTTCGTATGGAAAGTCTGACATCAATGGCATCGAAAGCGCTGTGCAAACCCAACGGGACGGCACCACCACGCAAGGCGTGATCGGGTTGACGCTTAACGTACCGATCTATACCGGTGGTGGCACTCAGGCCGGGGTTCGTCAGCAGCGTTCACTGGTTACTGTTGCAGAGCAGTCGTTGAATACGGTTCGACGGGACGTCCGGGTTAATACACGCAGCCTGTTTTTGACGGTGAACAACAATGTTGAAACTGCTTCAGCGCTGGGGCAGACGATTATCTCCCGTCGCAGTGCACTGGATGCAACCCGTGCAGGGTACGAAGTGGGCACTCGCAACATCGTGGAAGTACTCGATGCAGAGCGCGCCTATTACGTTGCGCTTCGGGACTACGCCAATGCCCGGTACGACTATGTCATCAACACCCTTCAGTTGAAGCAGGCGGCAGGAACCCTCAGCCCTGAGGACCTGATCAGTCTGAATAACTGGCTGAGTGAGACAGCGCCGGGAATCGAAGCGCTGGCGAACGAAGAAAAAATGCTGGAAGATGTGGCCCAGTGA
- the waaA gene encoding lipid IV(A) 3-deoxy-D-manno-octulosonic acid transferase, translating into MLQFIYSQLIRLLLPFILLRLWWNGRRAPELRRNWRQRLGLVPRAEGAVVWVHAVSVGETIAAGPMVRRLLVRNPGVTILMTAMTDTGLAQARKMFGDQVQYAYAPYDTPGSIRRFLNRVNPRILVIMETEIWPNMIRQCRARRVPVFLINARLSERSARGYERIKSLAAPIMRSISWVAAQAEKDAERFRRIGVAAPKVAVTGSVKFDVDIPDNVREESSALRYELSTRPVWIAGSTHEGEDVQLLAAHEKVLEIHPEALLIIVPRHPDRFESVAEKVGKAGLSLVRRSTRKPPGAAQVYLGDTMGELMMLYGVSDMAFVGGSLIKRGGHNPLEPAAWGIPVFSGPHVFNFETIYQRLLDDVGVKLVTDVDELAAHIIHLFSDEEERKAIGRRALSVVDKNRGALDKVVDGIIERI; encoded by the coding sequence GTGCTGCAATTTATCTATTCCCAGCTGATACGGCTGCTTTTGCCCTTTATCCTGTTACGACTGTGGTGGAATGGTCGCCGGGCTCCGGAGCTGCGCCGGAATTGGCGCCAGAGGCTCGGCCTCGTGCCACGGGCCGAAGGCGCGGTTGTATGGGTGCATGCGGTCTCCGTGGGAGAGACCATTGCCGCCGGCCCCATGGTTCGTCGATTGCTGGTCCGGAACCCCGGCGTTACCATCCTCATGACCGCCATGACGGATACCGGGCTGGCCCAGGCTCGCAAAATGTTTGGTGATCAGGTGCAGTATGCCTACGCACCCTATGACACTCCGGGTTCTATCCGTCGTTTTCTGAACCGCGTGAATCCCCGTATTCTCGTGATTATGGAAACGGAGATCTGGCCAAACATGATACGTCAGTGCCGGGCCCGCCGAGTGCCCGTTTTTCTCATCAATGCGCGTCTCTCCGAGCGTTCTGCCCGCGGGTATGAACGTATAAAGAGCCTTGCTGCGCCAATCATGCGCAGCATCAGCTGGGTGGCCGCACAGGCTGAAAAGGATGCCGAGCGCTTTCGGCGAATCGGCGTTGCTGCACCCAAAGTTGCCGTAACCGGCAGTGTGAAGTTTGACGTGGACATTCCAGATAATGTCCGTGAAGAGTCCAGTGCTCTCAGGTATGAGCTTTCCACGCGCCCGGTCTGGATCGCCGGTAGTACCCACGAAGGTGAGGATGTTCAGTTGCTGGCGGCCCATGAAAAAGTGCTGGAAATCCACCCTGAGGCCTTGCTGATTATTGTGCCGCGTCATCCGGATCGGTTTGAATCTGTGGCGGAAAAAGTTGGCAAGGCCGGGCTCTCGCTCGTTCGGCGGTCAACCCGGAAACCTCCCGGCGCGGCTCAGGTCTATCTGGGGGATACTATGGGCGAACTGATGATGCTTTACGGTGTGAGTGATATGGCCTTTGTGGGTGGCTCATTGATCAAGCGCGGTGGGCATAACCCCCTTGAGCCCGCCGCATGGGGCATCCCCGTGTTTTCAGGACCACACGTGTTCAATTTTGAAACCATCTATCAGCGCCTGCTGGATGATGTCGGAGTCAAGCTTGTTACAGACGTTGATGAGCTGGCAGCGCATATCATTCATCTTTTTAGTGATGAAGAAGAACGGAAGGCCATTGGGCGGAGGGCACTTTCTGTCGTCGACAAGAACCGCGGGGCTCTGGATAAAGTCGTAGACGGGATTATTGAGCGGATCTGA
- the lpxL gene encoding LpxL/LpxP family Kdo(2)-lipid IV(A) lauroyl/palmitoleoyl acyltransferase yields MKKKYRKLPRNTDYSAYRHPRWWPTWMGISLMWCVAQLPIRLQWWLGNIVGLLAWKLARSRRHIAEVNIRLCFPELTKAQQHALVRRAFIANGIGLLELGVAWFRDPAKLTGITRVHGLEHLEQALSHGKGVLLLGGHYSTLDLGGSLVTEYIKADVMQRDHNNPLMNAVMTRARERRYGTVLGARDLRGLFRSLKKNHTVWYATDQDYGRKDIVFAPFFGVDAGTITATSRIAERSGCMVVPFSHFRRQGRPGYDIYFHPALENFPGGDDLQDATRINGIIEREIRRAPDQYLWMHRRFKTRPDPEDPGFYDHST; encoded by the coding sequence GTGAAAAAGAAATACCGCAAGCTTCCGAGAAATACCGATTATTCGGCCTATCGCCATCCGCGATGGTGGCCGACCTGGATGGGCATTTCCCTGATGTGGTGCGTTGCACAACTCCCCATCCGGCTCCAGTGGTGGCTCGGAAACATCGTCGGGCTTTTGGCCTGGAAGCTGGCGAGAAGCCGGCGGCACATCGCCGAGGTGAATATCCGGCTTTGTTTTCCGGAACTAACCAAAGCCCAGCAGCATGCTCTGGTCCGGCGGGCATTCATCGCCAACGGCATCGGCCTGCTTGAGCTGGGCGTTGCCTGGTTCCGGGATCCAGCCAAACTGACCGGCATCACCAGAGTCCATGGCCTCGAACATCTCGAGCAAGCGCTCTCCCATGGCAAAGGCGTGCTCCTGCTCGGGGGTCACTACAGCACTCTTGATCTGGGAGGCAGCCTGGTCACGGAATATATTAAAGCAGATGTCATGCAACGGGATCATAATAACCCGCTTATGAACGCAGTTATGACACGAGCCCGGGAAAGGCGTTATGGCACGGTCCTCGGCGCCCGGGATCTGCGGGGACTCTTCCGAAGCCTGAAAAAAAATCACACAGTCTGGTATGCAACCGATCAGGATTACGGGCGCAAGGACATCGTCTTCGCCCCCTTCTTCGGCGTGGACGCCGGAACGATAACGGCGACCTCGCGCATCGCCGAGCGAAGCGGCTGTATGGTTGTGCCATTCAGTCATTTCCGGCGACAAGGTCGACCTGGTTACGATATATACTTCCACCCTGCCCTGGAAAACTTCCCCGGCGGTGACGATCTTCAGGACGCGACGCGGATCAATGGCATTATTGAGCGAGAGATCCGGCGGGCCCCCGACCAGTATCTCTGGATGCACCGCCGTTTCAAGACCCGCCCGGACCCGGAAGACCCGGGGTTCTATGACCACAGCACGTAA
- a CDS encoding mitochondrial fission ELM1 family protein — translation MAKQANPDGTAPVVWLLTDNKPGHRNQLKGLGNRLRVLAGVSLYWVDAPAVKVPLWRALMGIPPALDTTLPPPDLVIGAGSGTHRLLLALRRFKKAESLVIMKPPFPLGWVSGAIIPAHDGVAPGPHILVTEGVINTVTPLARITDKPEALILVGGPSPHFEWDNDVVFGQINHLIGHYPGWRWTISGSRRTPAELLARLEELASPKITVVDPEKTHEDWLNHRLSASRAAWVSPDSMSMVCEAATSAVPTGLFELPKKPGSRVAGGVDRLVSHGYVASWSDHAAVMAGEAPHRDTLWEADRAARWVIKQRLLPTASTSHQKDKRKSV, via the coding sequence ATGGCAAAGCAGGCTAATCCTGACGGGACCGCACCGGTAGTGTGGCTGCTCACCGACAACAAGCCAGGGCACCGGAACCAGCTGAAAGGCCTCGGAAACCGGCTGCGGGTGCTGGCCGGAGTGAGTCTTTACTGGGTGGACGCGCCGGCAGTGAAGGTGCCACTCTGGCGCGCCTTGATGGGCATACCTCCGGCCCTCGACACAACACTTCCGCCTCCGGATCTTGTGATTGGAGCGGGTTCCGGCACTCATAGGCTGTTACTCGCCCTGCGCCGGTTCAAAAAAGCAGAATCTCTGGTCATCATGAAACCGCCCTTTCCCCTTGGGTGGGTCAGTGGCGCCATCATCCCCGCTCATGACGGAGTGGCCCCGGGGCCCCACATCCTGGTAACGGAAGGCGTTATCAACACTGTTACGCCCCTGGCGCGGATCACGGACAAACCTGAGGCGCTCATTCTCGTGGGAGGCCCTTCCCCCCACTTTGAATGGGATAACGATGTGGTGTTCGGACAAATCAATCATCTCATTGGGCATTACCCCGGATGGCGATGGACCATCAGCGGCTCGCGGCGCACACCTGCCGAGCTTCTTGCGCGCCTGGAAGAACTGGCCAGCCCGAAAATTACCGTTGTCGATCCGGAGAAGACCCATGAAGACTGGCTCAACCACCGTCTTTCCGCCTCAAGAGCTGCGTGGGTCAGCCCGGACAGTATGTCCATGGTCTGTGAAGCGGCAACCTCAGCGGTCCCTACCGGACTTTTTGAGCTTCCCAAAAAGCCAGGCAGTCGTGTGGCAGGGGGTGTCGATCGGCTGGTCAGCCACGGCTATGTTGCCAGCTGGAGTGACCATGCTGCCGTTATGGCCGGAGAAGCCCCCCATCGTGATACCTTGTGGGAGGCTGACCGAGCTGCGCGCTGGGTAATCAAACAGCGCCTGTTGCCCACAGCAAGCACCAGCCATCAAAAAGACAAGAGGAAATCCGTTTGA
- a CDS encoding glycosyltransferase family 4 protein, producing MRILQALPALYSGGVERGTVEFASDLVKRGHESFVVSKGGPMAEQLRGQGSKHIFMPIHRKSLASFGQVLPMRKLLLELKPDIVHVRSRMPAWIIYLALRSIPESQRPAAVSTFHGMYSVNPYSAIMTRADHIIAVSQCVREYILKNYPVPEEKLTVIQRGVDVEAFRQRELTPQWLDRWFRNYPQLTNQKIIMMPGRISRWKGQLDFLAMMAELVRTRPDCHGIIVGGAEPGKEHFLEELEKERTRLNLTDKVSFLGQRNDMTNLYLLADVVCHMSTKPEPFGRTVTEALASGTPVAAYNRGGAAETLQACFREGLVTADDTFEFAQTIMRLLDLKTPLIDIPYRFRLEAQTEASLRVYEDVLARRENQR from the coding sequence TTGAGAATTCTCCAGGCACTGCCGGCACTCTACAGCGGCGGAGTGGAGCGTGGCACCGTCGAGTTCGCTTCCGATCTGGTTAAGCGGGGCCATGAGTCGTTCGTCGTCTCCAAGGGCGGCCCCATGGCCGAGCAGCTCCGGGGACAGGGCTCAAAACACATCTTCATGCCCATACACCGAAAGTCCCTGGCCTCGTTTGGTCAGGTCCTGCCCATGCGAAAACTGCTGCTTGAGCTGAAACCCGACATCGTTCACGTCCGCTCACGAATGCCTGCGTGGATCATTTACCTCGCTCTCAGAAGCATTCCTGAAAGCCAGCGCCCGGCTGCCGTTTCAACGTTTCATGGCATGTATTCCGTCAACCCATACAGCGCCATAATGACCCGCGCGGACCACATTATTGCCGTATCGCAGTGTGTGCGGGAATACATCCTGAAAAACTATCCGGTACCGGAAGAAAAGCTGACGGTTATCCAGCGCGGCGTGGACGTGGAGGCCTTCCGACAAAGGGAGCTTACCCCGCAGTGGCTCGACCGGTGGTTCCGGAATTACCCACAACTGACCAACCAGAAGATCATCATGATGCCGGGCCGTATTTCCCGTTGGAAAGGCCAACTGGATTTCCTCGCCATGATGGCGGAGCTGGTCCGAACCCGTCCGGATTGCCACGGCATCATCGTGGGCGGCGCCGAACCCGGCAAGGAGCACTTTCTGGAAGAGCTTGAAAAAGAACGCACCCGCCTGAACCTGACCGACAAAGTCAGCTTCCTGGGTCAGCGAAACGACATGACCAATTTATATCTGCTGGCCGATGTCGTATGCCACATGAGCACCAAACCCGAGCCCTTCGGCCGCACCGTCACCGAAGCCCTTGCCTCAGGCACACCGGTGGCTGCCTACAACCGCGGCGGAGCGGCAGAAACACTCCAGGCCTGTTTCCGGGAAGGACTGGTAACCGCAGATGATACCTTCGAGTTTGCCCAGACGATAATGCGGCTTCTGGATTTAAAGACGCCGTTGATCGATATTCCATACCGGTTTCGGCTTGAGGCGCAGACGGAGGCGAGCTTGCGAGTTTATGAGGACGTACTTGCACGCCGCGAAAATCAGCGATGA
- a CDS encoding glycosyltransferase, which translates to MTSQQHLTIALLIGTPGTTWGGMEKHTADLAGALASRGHCVHVIAHPSYRDRFPGAVHFHPAPLQLGRRNPWLNFVIRRRITKILPDVLHAQGNKAAQLVGSIRSDIVRLRVGTVHGIKSSHKAFNRMDKVIAVSPQIFKVLQHPCKQLIYNGIALSGNLSPEQIDMAAVPGNTLNVIAIGRLEPVKGFQTLIKAWAMRTDSLPQAHLTLFGDGSERKKLEQLISELGLDDVTLAGFRTDLNSIYKRAQLTVISSEREGFPYVLIESLLAGCPVISTPVSGPQNLLPAQALSQDHEPGSLADLLSATLGNLTALKKAEEPAIAFARDKLTLENMTDETEKLYFDALAVRQNTRN; encoded by the coding sequence ATGACCAGCCAGCAACACCTGACGATCGCACTGCTTATAGGGACTCCCGGCACCACCTGGGGCGGCATGGAGAAGCACACCGCCGACCTGGCCGGTGCACTGGCCAGCCGGGGTCACTGCGTGCATGTCATAGCACATCCTTCCTACAGAGACAGGTTCCCGGGTGCGGTGCATTTTCACCCGGCACCACTCCAGCTTGGCAGGCGCAACCCTTGGCTGAACTTCGTGATCAGGCGTCGGATAACAAAAATCTTGCCGGACGTCCTCCATGCTCAGGGGAACAAGGCCGCTCAGCTGGTCGGGAGTATTCGATCTGATATCGTAAGACTCAGGGTAGGCACCGTTCACGGCATCAAATCCAGCCACAAAGCGTTTAACCGCATGGATAAGGTTATCGCCGTGAGTCCCCAGATTTTCAAGGTTCTCCAACATCCTTGCAAGCAATTGATTTATAACGGCATCGCGCTATCCGGCAACCTCTCTCCAGAGCAAATCGACATGGCCGCGGTGCCGGGCAATACCCTCAACGTTATTGCCATTGGCCGCCTTGAACCCGTGAAAGGCTTTCAAACGCTTATTAAAGCCTGGGCCATGCGGACGGACTCGTTGCCGCAGGCTCACCTCACACTCTTTGGCGACGGCTCAGAACGAAAAAAGCTGGAACAGCTCATCTCCGAGCTGGGCCTGGACGACGTTACCCTGGCCGGGTTTCGTACCGACCTGAACTCGATCTATAAGCGCGCCCAACTGACAGTGATAAGCTCCGAGCGGGAAGGCTTTCCCTATGTCTTGATTGAATCACTCCTGGCGGGCTGCCCGGTGATTTCAACCCCGGTTTCCGGGCCACAGAACCTTCTCCCTGCCCAGGCACTCAGCCAGGACCATGAACCAGGCTCCCTGGCCGACCTTCTGTCGGCAACTCTTGGCAACCTGACCGCTCTGAAAAAGGCTGAGGAACCGGCAATTGCCTTTGCAAGAGACAAACTGACGCTTGAAAACATGACCGATGAAACGGAAAAACTGTATTTCGACGCATTGGCGGTGCGCCAGAATACCCGGAACTGA